The Amycolatopsis solani genome segment CGAGAGGCGTTCGACGGCTTCGGCGGCGATGGCGTCGATCGACGCGCCGTCGGGCCGCTGCTGCACGCTCACGGTGATGTTCGGGACGAACTCGCCCGGGGCGGCGTCGTGCACCGCGACGAAGACCGCACCCGAGTCGCCCGGGTCGACGGCGGTCCAGCCGTCCGGGATGACGAAGTCGAGGGGAAGCGTCATCACAGCCCCACGTACGAAACGGCGTCGTCCCAAGCGGATCCGACGGCGTTCGCCGCGTCGGAGGCGGCGTGGCCGACCGCGTCGACGGCCGCGCCGCCGTACTCGCCGATGGTGTGGCCGAGCTTCGGCAGGTCGATGTCGATCTTCGCGCCGACCCCGGCGCCGAAGCCGAGCGCCGCGCCCGCCTTGAAGTTCACCTTGAGGTGCCCGGCGTCGTAGACGGCTTGGGCGTCGAGCTGGGCGCCGATGCCGTACTGCAGGGTGCCGTTCGCGCCGACGCCGATGCCCGCCACGTCCGCGGCCACTTCGCCTTCGATCTTGCCGCCGGCGAAGACGTTCGCGTGCGCGCCCACGCCGTGCGCGCCGATCGTGCCGGACGCGCTCGCCTCGCCGCCGGCGAAGACCGTGCCCTTGGCGTGCGCCGAGGCGGGACCCCAGTCCCCCTTGGCTTCGGCCTCTTCCTTCAGCGCGGCCAGCTCGGTGTGCCCGGACGCGCCGACGTCCCAGCCCTTCGAGGTGATCTTGCCGTCGTACTCCGGGGTGAGGCCGTCCTGCTCGTGCTTGAACTTGTAGTACGTGATCTCGGTGTTGCGGCCGAGCTTGTCCTTCACGGTCTCCGGCTTCGGCTGCCCGAACGGCGTGTCCGCCTTCTTCGGCGCGCGGGTGCCTTCGAGGCCGTCCCAGGTGAGCTTCTTCCAGCCCGAGTTCTTGAACCACGACGGCGCCGACCGGGGCCGCTTGCGCCCGTCGAGCGTGCTGCCGTTGAGCCAGCCGAGCGGGCCGGCGGTCTTCTTGCCCAGCTTGTACTCGAGCCGCTGCGTGCCTTCGGGCGGGAAGAGTTCCGCGAGCGCCTCGGAGAACTCGTCGACGACCTGCCGGGCGGCCTGCACGCTCTGTTCGCCGAGCTGCCGGGCGGCCTGGATGAACGCGCCGACCGAGCCGGAGTTCACCGCGCGGGCCTGCGCGGTCAGCTGCTGGGCGTACTGGTCGAACTGCGCGAGGACCGAGTCGACCGCGGCCTTCGCCGACTGCACCAGCTGCGAGGCGGTGGAAAGCCGCTGCGCCTGGTCGTCGAGCTTCGCGGCGGCGTCGGTGAGCTCCTGGCCGAGCTCGCCGGCCGCCGTCGCGAACGCCGTGTAGGCGTCGCCGTCCCAGTCCGCGTGCAGCGTCTTCGCCGACTCGCCGATTTCGCGGGCCTTGCCCGAGACCGTCGAGGCCTGCGTGGCGACCCGCTGCGACGCGGCGCTCAGCGCCCCCGGGTCACCCGTGACGCGTCTCTGGCACTCGACGAGCACGCGCCGGTACCCGGACAGCACGGAGCTGACCACCCCCGACGCGTCGACCACCCCCGAGGACCACATGGGCTAGTTCCCGGCCGCGTCGTAGCCGACGTGCTGGCTGAAGTGCTTGCCGTTGTAGTCCAGATCGATGTCGAGGTCGAAGTCCTGGCCACCCGGAGCCTCCACAGTGGACTCACCGGTGGTGAGGTTGGTGTGGATGACGACCTCGTCGGCGCCGTGCACCGGCTGCGGCACCGGAGCGGGCTGCGGGACCGGGGCCGGCTGCGTCGGCACGGTGGCGCCGTGCTGCGCCGGGTCGACGGCGATCCAGCTGTTCGCCGGGTTCAGCGGCGATCCGTTGCCGGACACCGCCGAGCCGCCGGTGGAACCGCCGCCGGTGGCGAGCGCGGGCGGGGTGTAGTCGGTGAACGAAGGCTGCTGCGGGATCCCCCCGCCGCTCCCGCCCGCCACCGCCTGCTGCCCGGCCGAGCTTGCCACCGGCGCCGGGGCCTGAGGCGCCGTGACCGGGGTGGTCCCGATCGACGGCGTCGTCGCGCCGGAGCTGCCCGAGTCGTGGTGGAAGAGCTTCTCGATCTCGCCGATGACCTGCGCGAGCGTGGTGATCTGCTGGGCGAGGTCACCCGCGCCGAGCGCCTTGAGCAGCGCGCCGATCGAGGTGATGAACGCCCGCAGCGACGCGCTCGTCGCGGTCGACAAAGCGACCGCCGCGCCGTACGTCCACGGGTTCGACATCAGCGAGGC includes the following:
- a CDS encoding WXG100 family type VII secretion target translates to MWSSGVVDASGVVSSVLSGYRRVLVECQRRVTGDPGALSAASQRVATQASTVSGKAREIGESAKTLHADWDGDAYTAFATAAGELGQELTDAAAKLDDQAQRLSTASQLVQSAKAAVDSVLAQFDQYAQQLTAQARAVNSGSVGAFIQAARQLGEQSVQAARQVVDEFSEALAELFPPEGTQRLEYKLGKKTAGPLGWLNGSTLDGRKRPRSAPSWFKNSGWKKLTWDGLEGTRAPKKADTPFGQPKPETVKDKLGRNTEITYYKFKHEQDGLTPEYDGKITSKGWDVGASGHTELAALKEEAEAKGDWGPASAHAKGTVFAGGEASASGTIGAHGVGAHANVFAGGKIEGEVAADVAGIGVGANGTLQYGIGAQLDAQAVYDAGHLKVNFKAGAALGFGAGVGAKIDIDLPKLGHTIGEYGGAAVDAVGHAASDAANAVGSAWDDAVSYVGL
- a CDS encoding WXG100 family type VII secretion target, whose product is MLTFPNSSAMDATASSGGPITILPQIVTGQPEQIAKHVLDLIKKAEQFLSMYNELTKAADQLGKIWSGAASESALKKISDSLKQLETIINVVQKGAELLGISGTLVKTAQQAYRSVVAAVNPTVASLMSNPWTYGAAVALSTATSASLRAFITSIGALLKALGAGDLAQQITTLAQVIGEIEKLFHHDSGSSGATTPSIGTTPVTAPQAPAPVASSAGQQAVAGGSGGGIPQQPSFTDYTPPALATGGGSTGGSAVSGNGSPLNPANSWIAVDPAQHGATVPTQPAPVPQPAPVPQPVHGADEVVIHTNLTTGESTVEAPGGQDFDLDIDLDYNGKHFSQHVGYDAAGN